From Phycodurus eques isolate BA_2022a chromosome 13, UOR_Pequ_1.1, whole genome shotgun sequence, a single genomic window includes:
- the LOC133411402 gene encoding dnaJ homolog subfamily C member 5-like, translated as MSFGRQRSMSASGQSLYALLGVEPGCGHDDIKKSYRNLALRYHPDKNPDNPEAAEKFKEVNAAHAVLSDPGKRNIYDAYGSLGLYVAQQFGEDNVSAYFALTTCWAKALLALCGLLTGFYCCCCLCCCCDCCCGRLKATLPTDAEAETPSGDLREDDREGEELRHLPNGETADATAPVVEQPTAANEKTQLISDGRRSYGDAYA; from the exons ATGTCGTTTGGCAGGCAGCGATCCATGTCGGCGTCGGGCCAGTCTCTCTACGCGCTCCTGGGCGTGGAACCGGGATGCGGCCACGACGACATCAAGAAGTCGTACAG GAATCTGGCGCTGCGCTACCACCCGGACAAGAACCCGGACAACCCCGAGGCTGCGGAGAAGTTCAAGGAGGTGAACGCGGCCCATGCCGTCCTGTCCGACCCGGGCAAGAGGAACATCTACGACGCTTACGGCTCGCTGGGGCTGTACGTGGCGCAGCAGTTCGGAGAAGACAACGTCAGCGCCTACTTCGCGCTCACCACCTGCTGGGCCAAG GCTTTGTTGGCGCTGTGCGGGCTGTTGACGGGGttttactgctgctgctgcttgtgtTGCTGCTGCGACTGCTGCTGCGGACGCCTCAAGGCCACGCTCCCAACCGACGCGGAGGCGGAGACACCCTCCGGCGACCTGCGGGAGGACGACCGGGAGGGGGAGGAGCTACGACACCTGCCCAATGGGGAGACGGCAG ATGCGACCGCGCCGGTCGTTGAGCAGCCGACCGCCGCCAACGAGAAAACTCAACTCATCTCGGACGGACGCCGCAGTTATGGAGACGCCTAcgcgtga
- the LOC133411401 gene encoding E3 ubiquitin-protein ligase TRIM63-like isoform X1, with protein MPPVTFDKYGHVGMLACACVSKNRLKCDTLFFSLDRSTVCLCGPPAAQRPRVRGVPVSAVSRSPRCSGPPCCVVVMESLEKQLICPICLEMFSKPVVILPCQHNLCRKCANDVFQAANPYLSSRGGSTAPCGGRFRCPSCRHEVLLDRHGVYGLQRNLLVENIIDMYKQGSGSKATSLPDVGAEHPVCEHHEKEKINIYCLSCGVPTCSLCKVFGVHKDCHVALLDVTFAKQKAELSECISLLVVANERIQAVTSQLHDARRAVDDNGRRQKSKVCESFDHLFAVLEERKGELNARIGAEQQEKLDYLAGLRRKYGQHLENAAKLLENAIHAMDRAEMAAFLQDSKPLLQKMAAGSDTSKLEKVQLGYEKMEHFSGNFERQKRALMAVNFVKSNKLHLNKFDDNNYY; from the exons ATGCCTCCTGTGACTTTTGACAAATATGGGCATGTCGGCATGCTTGCTTGTGCATGCGTGTCTAAAAACAGACTCAAATGTGACACACTCTTCTTCTCGCTTGACCGGTCCACCGTTTGTCTTTGTGGACCTCCAGCTGCGCAACGTCCTCGCGTCCGCGGTGTCCCGGTCTCCGCGGTGTCCCGATCTCCGCGGTGTTCCGGTCCCCCGTGCTGTGTCGTGGTCATGGAGAGTCTGGAGAAGCAGTTGATCTGTCCCATTTGTTTGGAGATGTTCTCCAAGCCCGTTGTCATCTTACCGTGTCAACACAACCTCTGTCGCAAGTGTGCCAACGACGTCTTCCAG GCAGCCAACCCCTACCTGAGCTCCAGAGGTGGATCCACGGCGCCATGCGGCGGCCGCTTCCGCTGCCCGTCGTGCCGTCACGAGGTTCTGCTGGATCGCCACGGCGTCTACGGGCTGCAGAGGAACCTGCTGGTGGAGAATATCATCGACATGTACAAACAAGGAAGCGGCag CAAGGCGACGTCACTTCCTGATGTGGGGGCGGAGCATCCGGTGTGCGAGCATCACGAGAAGGAGAAGATCAACATCTACTGCCTGAGCTGTGGCGTTCCCACCTGTTCCCTCTGCAAGGTGTTTGGCGTCCACAAAGACTGCCACGTGGCGCTCCTCGACGTCACCTTCGCCAAACAGAAG GCGGAGCTGAGCGAGTGCATCTCGCTGCTGGTGGTGGCCAACGAGCGGATTCAGGCCGTCACGAGTCAGCTGCACGACGCCCGCAGAGCGGTGGAC GACAACGGTCGCCGGCAAAAGTCCAAGGTGTGCGAGTCGTTCGACCATCTGTTCGCCGTGCTGGAGGAGCGAAAAGGCGAGCTGAACGCCCGCATCGGCGCCGAGCAGCAGGAGAAACTGGACTACTTGGCGGGACTCAGGAGGAAGTACGGCCAACACCTGGAGAACGCCGCCAAGCTCCTGGAGAACGCCATCCACGCCATGGACCGGGCCGAGATGGCCGCCTTCCTGCAG GACAGCAAGCCGCTGCTGCAAAA GATGGCGGCGGGAAGCGACACGTCAAAACTGGAAAAGGTTCAGTTGGGATATGAGAAGATGGAGCACTTTAGCGGCAACTTTGAGCGCCAGAAGAGGGCGCTGATGGCCGTCAATTTCGTCAAGAGTAACAAGCTTCACTTGAACAAGTTTGACGACAACAACTACTACTAA
- the LOC133411401 gene encoding E3 ubiquitin-protein ligase TRIM63-like isoform X4, whose translation MPPVTFDKYGHVGMLACACVSKNRLKCDTLFFSLDRSTVCLCGPPAAQRPRVRGVPVSAVSRSPRCSGPPCCVVVMESLEKQLICPICLEMFSKPVVILPCQHNLCRKCANDVFQAANPYLSSRGGSTAPCGGRFRCPSCRHEVLLDRHGVYGLQRNLLVENIIDMYKQGSGSKATSLPDVGAEHPVCEHHEKEKINIYCLSCGVPTCSLCKVFGVHKDCHVALLDVTFAKQKAELSECISLLVVANERIQAVTSQLHDARRAVDDNGRRQKSKVCESFDHLFAVLEERKGELNARIGAEQQEKLDYLAGLRRKYGQHLENAAKLLENAIHAMDRAEMAAFLQDSKPLLQKMAAGSDTSKLEKVQLGYEKMEHFSGNFERQKRALMAVNFVKMVDANDANEDDTSVEVSGSEVSGATPAPSANHPPAFLSYLEAPPPLTVHTKTPPPENRAPPPPTPTNANSAPQAASEQVADDDDANKHVFSFSWLNHK comes from the exons ATGCCTCCTGTGACTTTTGACAAATATGGGCATGTCGGCATGCTTGCTTGTGCATGCGTGTCTAAAAACAGACTCAAATGTGACACACTCTTCTTCTCGCTTGACCGGTCCACCGTTTGTCTTTGTGGACCTCCAGCTGCGCAACGTCCTCGCGTCCGCGGTGTCCCGGTCTCCGCGGTGTCCCGATCTCCGCGGTGTTCCGGTCCCCCGTGCTGTGTCGTGGTCATGGAGAGTCTGGAGAAGCAGTTGATCTGTCCCATTTGTTTGGAGATGTTCTCCAAGCCCGTTGTCATCTTACCGTGTCAACACAACCTCTGTCGCAAGTGTGCCAACGACGTCTTCCAG GCAGCCAACCCCTACCTGAGCTCCAGAGGTGGATCCACGGCGCCATGCGGCGGCCGCTTCCGCTGCCCGTCGTGCCGTCACGAGGTTCTGCTGGATCGCCACGGCGTCTACGGGCTGCAGAGGAACCTGCTGGTGGAGAATATCATCGACATGTACAAACAAGGAAGCGGCag CAAGGCGACGTCACTTCCTGATGTGGGGGCGGAGCATCCGGTGTGCGAGCATCACGAGAAGGAGAAGATCAACATCTACTGCCTGAGCTGTGGCGTTCCCACCTGTTCCCTCTGCAAGGTGTTTGGCGTCCACAAAGACTGCCACGTGGCGCTCCTCGACGTCACCTTCGCCAAACAGAAG GCGGAGCTGAGCGAGTGCATCTCGCTGCTGGTGGTGGCCAACGAGCGGATTCAGGCCGTCACGAGTCAGCTGCACGACGCCCGCAGAGCGGTGGAC GACAACGGTCGCCGGCAAAAGTCCAAGGTGTGCGAGTCGTTCGACCATCTGTTCGCCGTGCTGGAGGAGCGAAAAGGCGAGCTGAACGCCCGCATCGGCGCCGAGCAGCAGGAGAAACTGGACTACTTGGCGGGACTCAGGAGGAAGTACGGCCAACACCTGGAGAACGCCGCCAAGCTCCTGGAGAACGCCATCCACGCCATGGACCGGGCCGAGATGGCCGCCTTCCTGCAG GACAGCAAGCCGCTGCTGCAAAA GATGGCGGCGGGAAGCGACACGTCAAAACTGGAAAAGGTTCAGTTGGGATATGAGAAGATGGAGCACTTTAGCGGCAACTTTGAGCGCCAGAAGAGGGCGCTGATGGCCGTCAATTTCGTCAAGA TGGTTGATGCCAACGATGCCAATGAAGACGACACATCTGTGGAGGTTAGTGGTTCCGAAGTGAGCGGAGCAACGCCAGCACCCTCAGCCAATCATCCGCCTGCTTTTCTTTCATACTTGGAGGCCCCGCCCCCTCTGACCGTCCACACCAAAACTCCTCCTCCAGAAAACCGGGCCCCGCCCCCTCCTACCCCAACCAATGCTAACTCCGCCCCTCAG GCGGCGTCTGAGCAAGTCGCCGACGATGACGACGCCAACAAACACGTTTTCTCCTTCAGCTGGCTCAATCACAAgtga
- the LOC133411401 gene encoding E3 ubiquitin-protein ligase TRIM63-like isoform X2, whose amino-acid sequence MPPVTFDKYGHVGMLACACVSKNRLKCDTLFFSLDRSTVCLCGPPAAQRPRVRGVPVSAVSRSPRCSGPPCCVVVMESLEKQLICPICLEMFSKPVVILPCQHNLCRKCANDVFQAANPYLSSRGGSTAPCGGRFRCPSCRHEVLLDRHGVYGLQRNLLVENIIDMYKQGSGSKATSLPDVGAEHPVCEHHEKEKINIYCLSCGVPTCSLCKVFGVHKDCHVALLDVTFAKQKAELSECISLLVVANERIQAVTSQLHDARRAVDDNGRRQKSKVCESFDHLFAVLEERKGELNARIGAEQQEKLDYLAGLRRKYGQHLENAAKLLENAIHAMDRAEMAAFLQDSKPLLQKMAAGSDTSKLEKVQLGYEKMEHFSGNFERQKRALMAVNFVKSNKLHLNNG is encoded by the exons ATGCCTCCTGTGACTTTTGACAAATATGGGCATGTCGGCATGCTTGCTTGTGCATGCGTGTCTAAAAACAGACTCAAATGTGACACACTCTTCTTCTCGCTTGACCGGTCCACCGTTTGTCTTTGTGGACCTCCAGCTGCGCAACGTCCTCGCGTCCGCGGTGTCCCGGTCTCCGCGGTGTCCCGATCTCCGCGGTGTTCCGGTCCCCCGTGCTGTGTCGTGGTCATGGAGAGTCTGGAGAAGCAGTTGATCTGTCCCATTTGTTTGGAGATGTTCTCCAAGCCCGTTGTCATCTTACCGTGTCAACACAACCTCTGTCGCAAGTGTGCCAACGACGTCTTCCAG GCAGCCAACCCCTACCTGAGCTCCAGAGGTGGATCCACGGCGCCATGCGGCGGCCGCTTCCGCTGCCCGTCGTGCCGTCACGAGGTTCTGCTGGATCGCCACGGCGTCTACGGGCTGCAGAGGAACCTGCTGGTGGAGAATATCATCGACATGTACAAACAAGGAAGCGGCag CAAGGCGACGTCACTTCCTGATGTGGGGGCGGAGCATCCGGTGTGCGAGCATCACGAGAAGGAGAAGATCAACATCTACTGCCTGAGCTGTGGCGTTCCCACCTGTTCCCTCTGCAAGGTGTTTGGCGTCCACAAAGACTGCCACGTGGCGCTCCTCGACGTCACCTTCGCCAAACAGAAG GCGGAGCTGAGCGAGTGCATCTCGCTGCTGGTGGTGGCCAACGAGCGGATTCAGGCCGTCACGAGTCAGCTGCACGACGCCCGCAGAGCGGTGGAC GACAACGGTCGCCGGCAAAAGTCCAAGGTGTGCGAGTCGTTCGACCATCTGTTCGCCGTGCTGGAGGAGCGAAAAGGCGAGCTGAACGCCCGCATCGGCGCCGAGCAGCAGGAGAAACTGGACTACTTGGCGGGACTCAGGAGGAAGTACGGCCAACACCTGGAGAACGCCGCCAAGCTCCTGGAGAACGCCATCCACGCCATGGACCGGGCCGAGATGGCCGCCTTCCTGCAG GACAGCAAGCCGCTGCTGCAAAA GATGGCGGCGGGAAGCGACACGTCAAAACTGGAAAAGGTTCAGTTGGGATATGAGAAGATGGAGCACTTTAGCGGCAACTTTGAGCGCCAGAAGAGGGCGCTGATGGCCGTCAATTTCGTCAAGAGTAACAAGCTTCACTTGAACAA TGGTTGA
- the LOC133411401 gene encoding tripartite motif-containing protein 55-like isoform X3, producing the protein MESLEKQLICPICLEMFSKPVVILPCQHNLCRKCANDVFQAANPYLSSRGGSTAPCGGRFRCPSCRHEVLLDRHGVYGLQRNLLVENIIDMYKQGSGSKATSLPDVGAEHPVCEHHEKEKINIYCLSCGVPTCSLCKVFGVHKDCHVALLDVTFAKQKAELSECISLLVVANERIQAVTSQLHDARRAVDDNGRRQKSKVCESFDHLFAVLEERKGELNARIGAEQQEKLDYLAGLRRKYGQHLENAAKLLENAIHAMDRAEMAAFLQDSKPLLQKMAAGSDTSKLEKVQLGYEKMEHFSGNFERQKRALMAVNFVKSNKLHLNKFDDNNYY; encoded by the exons ATGGAGAGTCTGGAGAAGCAGTTGATCTGTCCCATTTGTTTGGAGATGTTCTCCAAGCCCGTTGTCATCTTACCGTGTCAACACAACCTCTGTCGCAAGTGTGCCAACGACGTCTTCCAG GCAGCCAACCCCTACCTGAGCTCCAGAGGTGGATCCACGGCGCCATGCGGCGGCCGCTTCCGCTGCCCGTCGTGCCGTCACGAGGTTCTGCTGGATCGCCACGGCGTCTACGGGCTGCAGAGGAACCTGCTGGTGGAGAATATCATCGACATGTACAAACAAGGAAGCGGCag CAAGGCGACGTCACTTCCTGATGTGGGGGCGGAGCATCCGGTGTGCGAGCATCACGAGAAGGAGAAGATCAACATCTACTGCCTGAGCTGTGGCGTTCCCACCTGTTCCCTCTGCAAGGTGTTTGGCGTCCACAAAGACTGCCACGTGGCGCTCCTCGACGTCACCTTCGCCAAACAGAAG GCGGAGCTGAGCGAGTGCATCTCGCTGCTGGTGGTGGCCAACGAGCGGATTCAGGCCGTCACGAGTCAGCTGCACGACGCCCGCAGAGCGGTGGAC GACAACGGTCGCCGGCAAAAGTCCAAGGTGTGCGAGTCGTTCGACCATCTGTTCGCCGTGCTGGAGGAGCGAAAAGGCGAGCTGAACGCCCGCATCGGCGCCGAGCAGCAGGAGAAACTGGACTACTTGGCGGGACTCAGGAGGAAGTACGGCCAACACCTGGAGAACGCCGCCAAGCTCCTGGAGAACGCCATCCACGCCATGGACCGGGCCGAGATGGCCGCCTTCCTGCAG GACAGCAAGCCGCTGCTGCAAAA GATGGCGGCGGGAAGCGACACGTCAAAACTGGAAAAGGTTCAGTTGGGATATGAGAAGATGGAGCACTTTAGCGGCAACTTTGAGCGCCAGAAGAGGGCGCTGATGGCCGTCAATTTCGTCAAGAGTAACAAGCTTCACTTGAACAAGTTTGACGACAACAACTACTACTAA